The Polyangia bacterium DNA window TGGCCTGCTCGACCCAACGTAGGCCGGCGATCAAGCAAGCGCCGTAGCCGATACCGAGCAGCACCGCCGCGCCCAGGACAGCGGCGGCCGACGATATGCCGACCGCCGCCATCGCCACCAGCAGGCCCATGCCACCGGAAGCAAGGCCGGTCAGCGCCGCCCTGCGCGGGCTCACCCGACGCAGCATCGGCTGCACGAACACGCCCGAAAGCAGCGTGGCAGCGGTCACCACGCCGGCATAAACAACGGCGAAGGAACCGAGCCGATCACGGATCAAGCCAGGCAGGACGATAAAAGCGATGGCCGCGAAACCGAAGACCCAAGGCGCGATGGGGACAATCTCGACAAAGAAACCAGCGGGCAAATGAAAATCAGGCCTTTTATTCGACGACGACGATGACGCCGCCCCGCGAGCGTCGGGCGCGCCCCAAGCCAGCGCCAGCGCCGCCGCCAAACACGCCGCCTGAACCAAATACGGAATCAGCATCGGACGGGGCGCCCATTGCGCCACCAGCGCGGCTATCAGCGGCCCACCGCCGAAACCACACGACAGCGCAACCGTGGCTCGGTGGGCGCCACTGCCGCGGGGGCCTCCTGCCGACAGATCGTGCAGCCATGCCGTGCCGGCACTGAAGGTGGCGCCCGAACCAAAACCAACCACCAACCGCCCGACCAACAACACACCAAATCCTGATGCGCCGGCTGCCAGCACCGCAGTCCCCGCCAGCGCTACCACCGCTGAGGGCAACACCACGGCGCGACGCCCGTGGCGATCAGACAACGGTCCGCCCAACAACAAACCCGGCACCAATCCGACGGCGTACACCCCGAACAGAACGCCGAGATCCGTGGGACGCAAATGCAAGAACGCGCGGTAAAGCAGCAGGAGCGGCGCAAAGTGGTTCGTGCCCCAGGCGGCCGCGAACAGCAAAAACGCCACCCGCCTCCAACCGCTGGCCGCGAAATCACCATTGCTGGAGCCGACGGTCCTCAAGGCACTCGCATATCGTTCGGCGCCGCCGTAGGCAAGCGGGCGAGCGCTTAGATCGTGATCAGCAGGCGATCGACGTTCAACCCGCGCGCTTCGATCGAGAGCGGCGCGCCCTTGCTCGAAGCGCCGCCGCCGGCCAATTGGGCGCGCACCACCATCGCTTCGCCGGGCAGCAGCGAGACATAGTTGTCGCTCCACAAAACCGGCAGCACATCTTCGCCGGCGGCGTCCACCAGCCGCAGTTGCACGAAGAAAGCCAGCCTATCGGAGGTGTTGCGCAGCTCGATGCGCACCCGATCGGCGGCGTCGTCGCCGACGAATCGCTCCAGACGGTCGGCCGTCAGACTGATCGTCGCGCGGGGCAGACGGCGCAGCGCCGTCAGATCGGCGTACGACTTGGTCGGCGTGTGCATCCAGTTGGTGTTGGCGGCATCCAGCAAGTCCATGGTGGCGGCCAGCCAGTAAAAGTTGCGACTGACCAGTCGGCCGTCAGCCCGTAATAGGCGCAGGTCGACGAAGTAAGTCCCCTCCGCTTTCGGCGCGGGCAGACGGCAGATCGTCGTCGCTGACGTCGACGTGGCGGACACCGCGTGTCGCGAGAGGGACAACGTGCGGCCGTCGGTGTCGACCACCCGGGCTTCAACGCTGAGGTCCAGCGCCGGTTCCGGACGGTCATTGATCACCACCACCTCGCCGGCACCGTAGGCATACATCACGTGCAGCGGCTCACACGCTTTCTTGGTGCCGAAGTACCCGCCACCCGGCCGCAGGTAGTAATCGTAGAGGTGCCACATCAACGACGGCCAGGCGTTGTTCAGCATCCACTGCACGACGCCGGTAGCCTTGGTCCAGTTGCGGGCGTAGCCCTCGAACATGGCGCGCTGGGCTTCGTAGGTCATGAGCTGCGACAGCTCGGCGAATTCGTCGATGTTGTTGGCCGGGCCATAACGCGCGTTGAGCGCCTCGGTGAAGGCACGAATGTTGTGGAAGGCCTGGCCAGCGGCGTGAAAGTTCCACACCTCGTCGATGGGCCATTGGTGCTCCTGTGGCAGCATTTTCTTCAGGCTCTCGACTGGCGGCACCGCAGGGCCGGGGTTGATCTCGGTAGCGAAACCAAAGGCCCCGCCGCGATCGTTGTCCTCCAGCCAGTACGTCGGCGGCACCCAGTCGTACGGTCCCAACATTTTCAAACCGGTGGATCCGGTGACCGCGGCCGGCTTCTGCGAGGCGCTGGAGTGAAACGGATTCGGCCAGCGCTCTTCTTTCAGAATTTCCAGGTAGCGCGTCTCGACGTGGGCGGGCGGCGGAAAGTCGCTGCCGTACCACCACGTCAACAGCGACGGGTGGCGGCGCACGCGCTGCAACTGCGCCCGCAGCGACTCGGCCGCGATGACGTGGTTCTCGTCGGTCCAGGTCTCCCACTTTTCCCAGCAGTCGCAGCAGCACCAGCCGGCGATGACCAGGATGCCTTCGCGATCGCAGGCGTCCAGGAACTCGCTGCGTTCCAGCATCCCTTCAAAGCGGATGGCGTTCAGATCCATCGCCTTGGCGTAGCGCAGGCCAATCAGGTCGCGTTCGGGCGTACGGCGCAAGAAAAGATCACCAGCCCACCCGGCGCCGCGGATCAAAAGCGGCACGCCATTGATGAAGAAGCGAGTGTGTCCTTCGGCGGTGAAGGCGGTGGTGATCTCTCGGATGCCGAAGGCGAATTGATTCTGGTCCGACGGCGCGTCGTTCACCGTGACGAGGAGATCCAGATCGTACAAGTGCGGCGTGCCGATGGTGTGCGGCCACCACAGGCGCGGCCGTTCGACCGCCAGCGCTGTGTCGTCGCCGCTGTCGATGGCGAAGGGCAGGCGCGTTCGCGGCGGCACGTCGAAGCGTTTGCTGACCACTCCGACCTCGGTGGTCGCCTGCACGGTGGCCGTCTGCGCGCGGTCGGTGTTGTTCACCAAGTCGCCGCCGATGGTCAGCAAGGCGCGCCGATGGCCGTCGACGCCTTCCAACTTGGCGGTGACGAACGGCGCCCGCACCGCCACCGGCCCGCTGGTGCGCAGCCAGACGTCGCGCCAGATGCCGGTGTTCTTGTCGGGCGGCGACGGATTCCAGTCAACCCAGGTCAGGCCCAGGTCACATGGCTCGGGCGGAAAGACCTCGACGGCGATGACGTTCGGACGATCGCGGTGCAACAGCGCCGTCACGTCGAACTCGTACATCCGGTAGGCGCCGGCGACGTGGTCGCGGTTCGCGATGGGATGGCCATTCAGCCAGATGTTGGCGCGATAGTTGATGCCGTCGAACTGCAGGCTGGCGAAGGGACCGGCGTCGGCGGGCAACGAAAGCTCTTTGCGGAACCACCACGATTGGCGGAACGGACTGTCGTCCGGCATGGAAAAGTTGGAAAAATTCTTCGCCGCCGGCCCCTGCCCCGGAATCGACAACAAATTCGTTCCGTAAAACGGATCGACGATCTCGCCGGCCGACACCAGGGCGCCGAGAACGGTGGACGGCAAGTCGACGCGGTACCATTGCGAGGTGTCCACGCCCGCCTGCGACAGGACCTCCCCCGCGCGGCCGGCCGCGTCTGCCGTCAGGCCGGACGAAGGTTGCACCGACCAGGCGGCATTCAGGCTGACCTGCGTCTGCAAGCGAGCGACCGCGCCGTCCAGGGCCAGCGGCCCCGGGGTGGGCGTCGACCAGGAAGCCGATGAAGGCGCCGTACTCATGAGGTGCGCGCTTTCGCGCCTGCGCGTGCGTTCGTCGGCCGCGCCAGCCCGCCGACCACTTGAATCGCAGCGATTGACGCGACTGGGTGGGTCCCCTTCCTAAGCGCGAGCGCAGTCTCCGGCATCATGAGATTTTTCATTTGTAGCGCGAGGCACGGGGTCCGCGGGGTGACGTTTTTTTTCAACCAAGCGTACGATCTCGTATGAGGGGTCCGTCGAAGCCCCGATCCGGTGTCGGCTTGGGCATACTGGCGGCGCCATGAAGTTGGGCCTGGACATTGGAGGAACGAAGATCGAAGCCGCGGTTCTGGACCCCGGCGGCGCGATTCGTTTTCAGCGGCGGCGGGCCACGCCGGCCAGTTACGCCGGCATGCTGGCGGTGGTGCAGCACCTGGTCGAGGAAGCGGAGAAGACCATCGGGAGTTCGCTCACCGTGGGCGTGGGCTCGCCAGGGGCCATCTCTCCCCAGAGCGGGATGATGCAGAACGCGGAGAACATCGACGGCCTCGACGGCCGGCGCCTGGACAAGGATTTGGAGGCCGCCCTGGACCGCCCGATCCGCCTGGCCAACGACGCCGATTGCTTCGCGCTGTCAGAGGCGGTCGATGGCGCGGCGGCCGGCGGGTCGCTGGTGCTGGGCGTGATCCTGGGAACCGGCTGCGGGGGTGGGTTGGTGGTCGAACGCAAACTGCTGCGCGGCGCGAACGCCTCCGCCGGCGAGTGGGGCCACAACAGCTTGCCCTGGCCCGACGCCAGCGAGTTCCCTGCCCCGCTTTGCATCTGCGGCAAACGCGGCTGCATGGAACTTTATCTGTCCGGCCCGGGCCTGAGCCGCGATCACCTGGAAAAAACCGGCCAGCGGCTGTCGCCACCGGCGATCGTGGAGCGCGCGGGCAAGCGCGACGCGGCTTGCGCCGGAACGTTTGAACGCTACGTCGATCGTTTGGCGCGCGCGATGGCCTCCCTGATCAACGTGCTGGACCCCGACGTCATCGTCGTCGGCGGCGGTCTGTCACAGATCGAAGCGCTTTACACCGAGGTGCCCGCGCAATGGCGCCAGTACGTCAGCGGTTCACGGACTGGAACCAAGTTCGTGCCCAACAAACACGGCGACTCCAGCGGCGTCCGCGGCGCCGCCCGCTTGTGGGACAACGCGGAAGGCGGCTGAACGCGCGATCGCCTTCAGCCTTCTTCGGCGTCCAAAGCGTGCTCGCCCCGGTACGCGCCGGGCGTCTGGCCCATCACCTTCTTGAAGGAACGGATGAGGTGGTGCTGCGATTGAAAGCCGCTGCTCTGGGCGATCTGTTCGGTGGTCATCTGGGTGGTGGTCAGCAGCTTCTTCGCTGATTCCACCCGCAGAGCGCGCACGAAGGCCAGGAATGACGTGCCGGTCGCTTCCTTGAACACGCGCACGAAGGCCGGCACCGAGAAGCCGGCCTTGCGCGCCACCTCGGGCAAGCGCAGCCGTTCGGCGAAGTTTTGCCGCAGGTAGTGCAACGTCGCTTCGATGCGGATGACCTTGGGACCGTGCAAGGCCTTCGACGATACGAAACACAGCCGCTGCAGCGATTCGCGAAAGCCCTCGATGACCTCGTACAGCGACTGGGCGCTCTCCAGCTTGACGGTCAGATCGTCGACGAACTGGTCGCGCGCGTCGGTGCGCATCGGATAGCGGCGCTCGATGCGGGCGAACAATTGAAACAAGGTGGCCAGGAAGAGCGAGCGCACCACCTCGATCCGCTCGTGCGAATAACTCAGCACCGACCGCACGTAACGATCGCTGGCCAGCCGCACCTCGGCCGGGTTCTCGCGATCGGCGGCCTCCATCACCGTGTTGGCCGCCCGCTGCAGATCGCCGTAGCGAAGCTCGCCGTCGCTGGGATCCTGGTCCTGGAACAGCAAGTCCTCTTCCGTCTGGACGCACATGTGCAGGGCCTGCACCGCTCCGCGCAGCGACGGGTGCAGCGGTGACCCGGGCGCCACCGTCGGGCCGATGCCCACCAGCGACCGCACACCGAACCTGTCACGCAGGAAAGCCTGGAACTTCTCGGCGCGTTCACGCAGCTCGATGCGGGCGCGGGGTGGACTTTTCCCGCGCTGAGCCGAGGTCAGGATGGCCACGCCGTACTCCTGCAGCTTGGTCGCCGCCGTCTCCGGCATCTCGCGCGCAAGCTCGATGCAGGCGCGCTGGATCTGAGCGTTGCGCACCATGCTTTGCACCGGGTTCAGCGCCTCGGTCCGCGCCGCCACCGGCATCAACGCCAGCGCCGTGGTCGGCAGCCGACTGATGCCCATGCCTTCCTTCATCCATTCGGTCAGATCGCCTTCGTGGTACCAGGGCGGCAGCAAGAATTTGTTCTCGCCGATGGCCCGTTCGATCCAGTCCTCGATCGGCCACAACCGCGAGATGGCCTCGCTGTTGACAGCGTCGATGCGCGTGGCCAGTGACGGCGCCCGGTTGTTGCCCAGGTACTCGGCGTACAGCTTGACGAAACGCTTGAGGGCGTCCAGCAGGGGCGGCTCCATCACCGGCAGACTCAGGGCCATGCGCACGAACTCGACGAAGTCCTGGTTGGCACTGGCCGGTTTCAGACCGGTCAGCTCCAGCCACTGCTCGCTCAGCGAATCCCATGTCGACTGCGCGCAACAGAACTGACCGGCGAACAAAAACGTGCGCCCCTCCGGATCCGCCGGCAGCGCATAGAACAGATCCCAAAAGCCAAAAAGCTGCCGCAGCACCACCTGCTTGGTGCGCCGCGCTTGATCGATGGCTTCCAGGTAGTGCTCGTCGCGCAGCGCCTCTTTGCCGAAGTAGATCTCGAAATGAAACGGCTTCGGGCGATCCTTCGGATCACCGAGATCCATCCATTCAAGGCCGCGCTTGCCGTCCCAGCGGATGAGCCAGAACGGCAGCTCGGAGCGGATGCCGACCACGTTGTGGACGGCGTAGGCGGTGCGCAGCTCGGCCAACCAGCCGGGCTCGTCAGCGCCGCTGGCGGGGGGGCCGCCCGGGCGGGGCGCGCTCGCCGGCGATTCGGGACTGGCAGTGGGCGTCTTTGCCTTTATCGACGACCGTTGCCTGGCTGTCATGTTCATCAATTATTCTGGGGGTGATCGTTTTATCAAGCGCGCGTTCGCCTGCGGGGCCCCTCGGAATGAAACCGACACGAAACTGATAGAGAATGATCGCGATGCCCCCCTTCCTTCGGTCAGACTCCAGGCCGTGACCCGTCTCCCGAAGGCGTCCGCCAGCGCTCCTGCGGCGGCTCCAACCACTGAAGATGCCGACTCTCTTTTGCTGCGGGAGATCCAAGAACAGCCGCGCACCTTGTCGCGGATGCTGGAAGAAGGCTGGACCCATATCCGCGGCGTTTGCCGCTCGATCCGCGCTTTTTCGCCCGAATGGATCAACATCGCCGCCCGCGGCACCAGCGACAACGCCGCCCGGTATGCCCAGTATCTGTTCGGCGCCTTCAATGGCCTCAGCGTGGGATTGGCCGCGCCGTCACTGTTCACCTTGTACGAGGCGGCGCCGCGCTTGTCGCGGGCGCTGACCATCGGCATCAGCCAGTCGGGTCGTTCGCCGGACATCGTCACCGTGGTGACCGAGGCGCGCAAGCAGGGCGGCGCCACGCTGGCGATCACCAACGATCCGGAATCCCCGCTGGCCAAGGCCAGCCAGCACTGCATCCGTCTGACCGTCGGCGAAGAAAAATCGGTCGCCGCGACCAAGACGTACACCAATCAGCTGATGGCCCTGGCCATGCTCAGCGCCGCGCTGGGCGACGAACGCGGTCGCCGGCGCGATCTGGCGCGCGTGCCGGCGGCGGTGGCCGAGGCGCTGCAACAGTGCGGACCGTTCATCGCCGGGTCGCGCGCCTTTGCCGATGCCAACCGCTTCCTGGTGCTGGCCCGCGGGTTCAACTACGCCACCGCCCACGAGATCGCCCTGAAGATGAAAGAGATGAGCTACGTGGTGGCCGAGCCGTACTCAATCGCCGATCTTCTGCACGGGCCAGTGGCGATGCTGGAGGAAGGGTTCCCGGTGCTGGTGGTGGCGCCTTCGGGGCGCGGCCTGGCCGATGTGCCCAAGCTTCTGGATCTGCTGAGCGAGCGCCAGACGCGGATCATCTGTTTGTCAGATCAACCGGACATCTTGAAACGCGGCGAGGTGGCGATTTCGCTGCCAGCAGATCTGCCCGAGTGGTTGTCGCCTATTGTAACCGTGGTACCGGGGCAGGTGTGGGCCCGTTCGCTGGCTATTGCCAAAGGCCACGATCCGGATAAGCCGCGCGGCCTGAAAAAAGTCACGCTGACGCGCTAGCGTAACGCTCGCGCCGGCGGCGTCGTTACGACGGCGGGTAAAGATGGCAGCGCACCTCGTGCCCGGCGCCGACGCTGCGGGGTGCGGGCAATTCTGCAAAGCAACGATCCATCACGTACGGACAGCGATCGGCGAATGGACAGCCGCTTTGAACCGACAGTCGCCGACTCTGGCTTTGCGCGGAGGCGCCCGCCGGCGCCAGCGGCACCTGGGGAGACGGCACGGCCGCCACCAGAAGCTGCGTGTACGGGTGCTTGGGCGCGTCCAGCAGGCCGTCGGTGGCGCCGGACTCGACGATCAGTCCGGCGTACATCACCAGGATGCGATCGGCGAAATAGCGGGCGGCGCCCAGATCGTGGGTAATAAACAGGTAACCAATGCGACGCTGAGTCTTGAGATCGCGCATCAGGTTCAAAAGATCGATGCGGATCGAAACGTCCAGCATGCTGGTCGGCTCGTCGGCCAGGATAAGCTGCGGATCGACGGCCAGCGCGCGCGCCACCGCCACCCGCTGGCGCTGGCCGCCCGATGCTTGATGCGGGCGTTTGCGGGCAAAGTCGTCGGCCGGCGTCAGGCCCACCGTCTCCAGCAGGCGGTGGACGGCGGCGGCGACGTCCGCGCCTCGGCGCGCCTTGCCGTGGCGGACCAGCGGGCGCGAAAGTTGATAGGCGAAGGTGTGAAACGGATTCAGCGAGGCGAACGGATCCTGAAAAATCATCTGCACCCGCGCGCGAAAGCCCAGCGACGGGCGGCGCGGCTCGTGGCGCAGAACGTCCTGCCCGCCGAAGATGATCTGACCGGCGCTGGGCGTTTCCAGTCGGGCGATCAAACGCGCGGTGGTGCTTTTACCGCTGCCGGATTCCCCGACCAGGGCCACTGCTTCGCCCGCTTCGACGTCGAAGGAAACCTCGCGCACCGCCGGGACGGCCAGCCGCCGGCCGCGGTCCTTGACCACAAATGTCTTGCCGAGACCGCGCACCGACAAAAGCGGCGCGTTCACGGCGATCCCGGCTGACCAAGGTGGCAGGCGCTGGCGTGGTCGGGGCCGCGCCCGATCAAAAGCGGGATCTCGCGCCGACAACGCTCGAACACGAACGAGCACCGCGGGTGGAACCGGCAACCCGGCGGCGGCTGGCGCGGATCGAACGGCGCGCCCGGAATCCCGGCCCGGCTGGCGCGCGGCTGATGGACATCCAAAAAACAACCGACCAGGCTGCGCGTGTACGGATGCTGCGGCGTCCGCAACAAACTCGCTGACGGCGCCGTCTCGATCAGGCGGCCGCCGTAGACGATCCCCACCCGCGAGCAAACCTGCAGCATCAGCGCCAGATCATGGGTGATGAACAGGATCGAGAAGCCCAGTTTCTCTTTGAGCTCCAGAATCTGGGTCAAAAGTTCGCGCTGCACCACCACGTCCAGTGCGGTGGTCGGTTCGTCCATGATCAAAAGCTTGGGCCGCAGGGCCAGCGCGATGGCGATGACCACCCGCTGGCGCATGCCGCCCGATAGCTGGTGCGGAAAGCGATCCAGGCGTTCGACGTCAATGCCGACGATGCGAAACAGCTCGACAGCGCGGTCGGCGGCCTCGGCGCGGCTGACGCGTTTGTGGGCCTGGATGGTGTCGACGATCTGCTCGCGCACGCGCAGCACCGGGTTCAAGGCGTTCATCGCCCCCTGGGTCACCAGCGAGACTTGCTTCCAGCGAAACTCGGACAGGGCGGCGTCGTCCATCGACAGGACGTCGACGCCGCCGAACAAGATTCGCCCGCCAGTGATGGCCGCCGGCGGCCGCAGCACGCGCAGGATGGCCTGGGCGATGGTGGATTTTCCGCCGCCCGATTCGCCGGCCAGGCCGAACGCCTCACCGGCGCCGACGCGAAAGGAGACGTCGTCGACCACGCTCACGTCGCCCGCCGCGGTCAGAAAAGTGATCTCCAGATTTTCGACGGACAGCAGATCGGAAGGCGCGTCAGCCATGGCGACTGCGCAAGACCGGCGTGGCGGCGCTCAACGTGAGCCGTTTCCGCCCGGTGGCGCGCAGGAAGCGGCGTTCGGGGTTGAGCTGCGGGTTGGCGAATTCGTCGAGGCCATTGTTGACCAGCGCCAGTGCAAAGCCGACCAGGGCGATGGCCACGCCGGTCGGGACGAACGTCCACCACGAGCCCGACGCCAGCGCCACGTCGTTGCTGGCCCAGTAAAGGTTGGTTCCCCAGCTGACCCGTTCCAGATCGCCGAGGCCAAGAAATTCCAGGCCCACCTCGGCGCCGATGGCGTAGGTGACGGCGCCAATGAACGACGAGGCCAAAAGCGGCAGCATGTTCGGCAAGATCTCGCACAGGATGACACGCAGATGGGTCTCGCCGGTGACGACGGCGGCGGAAACAAAATCCGATTGGCGCAGCGAAAGCGCGGCGGAACGAATCACCCGGGCGGTCCACGCCCAGCCGGTCAACAGCAAGACCAGGACGATGGTGCCGGGGCCAGCCGGCAAGTAGGCGGCGATCACCACCGCCAGCGGCAGACCGGGAATCAACAGGAACAGATTCACCAGCAGGGTCAGCGCTTCGTCGATGCCGCCGCCGAAGTATCCGGCCACCGTGCCCACCAGAGCACCCAGCGCCAGCACCGCCACGCCGACCAGAAATCCCACCGCCAGAGTTCCGCGCGCGCCGGCCACTGTCTGGGCGAAGACGTCTTGCCCCTGCCCGGTGGTGCCGAACCAGTGCGCGGCGGACGGCGGCGCCAGCGGCACGGCGACGAACTCCGATGGATCGCCGACCAGCCAGGGGCCGACGAAAGCCAGCAGCGCGAACAGCGTCAAGATCGAAAGCCCGACCAGCGCCTTCCGATTGGCCAGCAGTGAACCAAAGGCGTTCATGGCCCGGTCCGCGGATCCAACCACAGATGAACGATGTCGACCAACCAGTTCGCCGCCAGCACCGCCAGCGTGGTGGTCAAGAACAAGCCTTGGATCAGCGGATAATCCAGCGACTTCACCGCACGAAACAAGAGATAGCCCTGGCCGGGATACGAAAACACGATCTCGGTCAGCAAGGAACCCGACAGCACGAACCCCAGCGCCATCCCGAAGCCGGCGACGTTGGGCAAAAGGGCGTTGCGGCCAGCGTACTGGAACATGATCCGCCGCGACGACAAACCCTTGGCGTGGGCGAACAGCACATAGTCCTGGGACAGCACGTTGATCATCGTGCTGCGCATGCTCAGCATCCAGCCGCCCGCGGTGGCGACGACGATGGTGGCGGCCGGCAGCACGGCGTGCTGGATGACGCTGGCGATGAACGGCCAGCTCAGCGACGGCACCAGGCGATCGTCATACGCTTGCCGCAGCGGCGACCAGCCGAGGCCGAAGCCAAAGATGAACAGCGCCGCCATGGCCAGCCAGAAATAGGGAAACGCGCCCAGCAGCGTCAGCACCGGGGGCAGCGCGCTGTCCAGCCAGCCGCCGCGTTTCCAGGCGCCCAGCATGCCCAGGAACGTTCCGGCCACGAAGCTCAGCAGCACCGCCACGCCTGACAAAAGCAGCGTCCACACCAGCGCCTGGGCGATCACGCTGCCCACCGTGGCCGGGTAATAGCTGATCGAGATCCCCAGATCACCGCGCGCCACATGTCCCAGATACTGCAGATACTGCTTCCACAGCGGCGCCCCGGAGAACCCGAAGGCGGTGCGCAAGGCGATGATGGCCTCCGGGTTCAGGCGGCCGCGGAAGCGCGCGAACATCGCCGTCGCCGGATCGCCGGGCATGAAACGCGGGATGAAGAAGGACAAGGTGATCGACGCCCAGGCTGCGACGGCATAGAAACCCAACCGTCGAAGCAGAAACCTCATCGCGGCAAAAGCCGGGTCAAGACCAGCAGCGCCTGCGGAAACAGGTTGGGCGACAGCGGCGCGTAGGGGTTGTTCTCGGAGGGAAATCCGGTGAACCGTTTGTCGTTGAACGTGCCCCACAGCGGGCCGGGGAACAGCGGGATGGCCGGCGCCTCCCGGGCGAAGACCATCTCCAGAGCGTGGTAAAGCCGCATCTGTTTTTCGGGATCGACGGTCTCTTCCAGCGCGGTCAGCTCGCGATCCGCTTCCGGGATGGCCAGGCGGTGCCAGTTGTCGCTGGCGTCCTGGCCCACCGGTTTCACCGACTGGCGCGACATCAGCCCGCGATAAAAGGTGTAGGGCGTGTTCGAGTAAAGCGTCCAGCCCATCGACAGATCGAACTCCCCCTTTTGAACGCTGTCGTTCCAGGCAT harbors:
- a CDS encoding ABC transporter permease, producing MRFLLRRLGFYAVAAWASITLSFFIPRFMPGDPATAMFARFRGRLNPEAIIALRTAFGFSGAPLWKQYLQYLGHVARGDLGISISYYPATVGSVIAQALVWTLLLSGVAVLLSFVAGTFLGMLGAWKRGGWLDSALPPVLTLLGAFPYFWLAMAALFIFGFGLGWSPLRQAYDDRLVPSLSWPFIASVIQHAVLPAATIVVATAGGWMLSMRSTMINVLSQDYVLFAHAKGLSSRRIMFQYAGRNALLPNVAGFGMALGFVLSGSLLTEIVFSYPGQGYLLFRAVKSLDYPLIQGLFLTTTLAVLAANWLVDIVHLWLDPRTGP
- a CDS encoding ABC transporter permease; the protein is MNAFGSLLANRKALVGLSILTLFALLAFVGPWLVGDPSEFVAVPLAPPSAAHWFGTTGQGQDVFAQTVAGARGTLAVGFLVGVAVLALGALVGTVAGYFGGGIDEALTLLVNLFLLIPGLPLAVVIAAYLPAGPGTIVLVLLLTGWAWTARVIRSAALSLRQSDFVSAAVVTGETHLRVILCEILPNMLPLLASSFIGAVTYAIGAEVGLEFLGLGDLERVSWGTNLYWASNDVALASGSWWTFVPTGVAIALVGFALALVNNGLDEFANPQLNPERRFLRATGRKRLTLSAATPVLRSRHG